The following proteins are co-located in the Desulfatitalea tepidiphila genome:
- the qrcD gene encoding menaquinone reductase integral membrane subunit QrcD produces MDSALIPEGVKRCSLWKFLLGLAVVGAVLLWGVYAMLLCWIKGLNQTNMNDYYGFALWIWADLAVIALGGGAFFSGLLRYVIGKDELKNIINYAVLIGFICYSSALLILAIDVGQPLRSWFIFWHANVHSMLTEVAFCLSCYFAVLTIEYIPLVLENRQIDKVPFFHNLGHNMHSIMAVFAATGAFLSFFHQGSLGGVAGVLFGRPFSYREHILIWPFTFFLFTWSAAAFGPSFTLFITWLTEKITRKKLVKDNVVFLLAKISGWMIFTYIIAKTADTLYWMYSTAPSKGLQWEFFFQNNALYGKWILFTEIVLCGWLPGLLLIYKPTRESGFWRVLATVLAIIGVSLNRWVMVLQTMAVPVMTFDSWALYIPSWQEVATTILPVAYGVILIMISYRYLPIFPQEKELNPVTVPDTVEEAATAS; encoded by the coding sequence ATGGATTCTGCATTGATACCCGAGGGCGTCAAACGGTGTTCCCTATGGAAATTCCTGCTGGGCTTGGCTGTAGTGGGCGCCGTTCTACTATGGGGCGTCTATGCCATGCTGCTATGCTGGATCAAAGGGCTGAATCAAACCAACATGAACGATTATTATGGGTTTGCCTTGTGGATATGGGCCGACCTGGCGGTTATCGCCTTGGGCGGTGGCGCCTTTTTCTCTGGATTGCTCCGGTATGTCATCGGCAAAGATGAGCTGAAAAATATCATCAACTACGCCGTCTTGATCGGGTTTATCTGCTATAGCTCGGCGCTGCTGATTCTGGCCATCGATGTCGGACAACCCCTGCGCAGCTGGTTTATCTTCTGGCATGCCAACGTGCATTCCATGCTGACCGAAGTGGCTTTCTGCCTCTCGTGTTATTTCGCTGTCCTGACCATTGAGTACATTCCTCTGGTTCTGGAAAACCGACAGATCGACAAGGTGCCTTTTTTCCACAACCTGGGCCACAACATGCATTCGATCATGGCCGTATTTGCCGCCACCGGCGCATTTCTCTCCTTCTTCCACCAGGGTTCCCTGGGGGGCGTGGCAGGCGTGCTGTTCGGAAGGCCTTTTTCCTATCGTGAACATATCTTGATCTGGCCGTTCACCTTTTTCCTTTTCACCTGGTCGGCGGCCGCTTTTGGACCGTCGTTCACCCTCTTCATTACCTGGTTGACCGAAAAAATCACTCGAAAAAAACTGGTCAAAGATAATGTGGTTTTTCTTTTGGCCAAGATTTCAGGATGGATGATATTTACCTATATCATCGCCAAAACTGCCGATACCCTCTACTGGATGTACAGCACCGCGCCATCGAAAGGGCTTCAGTGGGAATTCTTTTTCCAGAACAATGCATTGTATGGAAAATGGATCTTGTTCACCGAAATCGTCCTGTGCGGTTGGCTCCCCGGCTTGCTGTTGATTTACAAGCCGACTCGGGAAAGTGGGTTCTGGCGTGTGCTCGCTACGGTTCTGGCCATCATCGGTGTATCGCTCAACCGCTGGGTCATGGTGCTGCAAACCATGGCCGTGCCGGTCATGACCTTCGATAGCTGGGCGCTGTATATCCCCAGTTGGCAGGAGGTGGCGACAACCATCCTGCCAGTTGCATATGGCGTCATCCTGATCATGATTTCCTACCGTTACTTGCCGATTTTTCCCCAGGAAAAGGAGCTCAATCCGGTAACGGTACCCGACACCGTCGAAGAGGCGGCCACCGCATCCTAA
- the resB gene encoding cytochrome c biogenesis protein ResB, which produces MSLKNDVSANIISSLWDFFASLKLTVVLLLCMAVLSIFGTVIPQNAGAEDYIRIFGLFRYQLFLILDIVDMYHSWWFIGLMALLVANIVVCSIDRLKTTGKVIFTRHPKFDLENYRKRQDRIEFNSGLDAAQLREPFRDKVARSFRYCRVIDTESGFAVTAEKGRLSRLGVYVVHFSIVVLLLGGLIGSNFGFEGFVAIPEGETADSIDLRHTGRQLQLPFQVRCDDFNVSFYEGGNRPKEFRSSVTIIEAGREILKRDIIVNDPLYHQGIGLYQSSYGKMDGGQPALPPMTAPPEKIELQFQSVASGMVYTAEVSMGETLEIPEGLGRLSVEEFLPEAKFMNMALGPALIVNLTTGGGEAQAVTLPFHFPKFDSMRKGQVVISVMAEIRPHVEERYYTGLQVVYDPGIELVYSGFVLMIIGCWITFFMSHRQLVVDVAAMDGATRVLVAGKANKAKMGFKLELERMADELCEMADGTRENRASNLSEE; this is translated from the coding sequence ATGAGCTTGAAAAACGATGTTTCAGCAAATATTATCAGTAGCTTGTGGGATTTTTTCGCTTCTCTCAAGCTGACCGTTGTGCTGTTGTTATGTATGGCGGTGCTCTCGATATTCGGGACGGTGATACCCCAGAACGCCGGCGCAGAAGATTATATCCGAATTTTCGGCCTCTTCAGATACCAACTGTTTCTCATCCTCGATATCGTGGACATGTACCACTCCTGGTGGTTTATCGGATTGATGGCCCTGCTCGTGGCCAATATCGTGGTATGTTCGATCGACCGTTTGAAAACCACTGGTAAAGTGATTTTTACGCGCCACCCGAAGTTCGATCTGGAGAATTATCGGAAACGTCAAGACCGCATCGAATTCAACAGCGGTCTGGACGCGGCCCAGCTCCGGGAACCCTTTCGCGACAAGGTGGCCAGGAGTTTTCGCTATTGTAGGGTGATAGATACGGAAAGCGGATTTGCCGTGACCGCCGAAAAAGGGCGCTTAAGCCGATTGGGGGTCTATGTCGTCCATTTCAGTATCGTGGTGCTGCTCTTGGGTGGTCTGATCGGTTCGAATTTTGGGTTTGAAGGATTTGTCGCCATTCCCGAAGGCGAAACGGCCGATTCCATCGATCTTCGCCACACGGGCCGCCAACTGCAGCTTCCGTTTCAGGTACGATGCGATGATTTCAATGTTTCGTTTTACGAGGGGGGCAACAGACCCAAAGAATTCAGATCCAGCGTCACGATTATCGAAGCGGGCCGGGAGATCCTGAAAAGAGACATTATCGTGAACGACCCCCTCTACCACCAGGGCATAGGTCTGTATCAATCCAGCTATGGGAAAATGGACGGCGGTCAACCGGCCCTGCCACCGATGACAGCGCCTCCCGAAAAGATCGAATTACAATTTCAGAGTGTCGCATCGGGCATGGTCTATACGGCCGAGGTATCCATGGGAGAAACCCTGGAGATCCCCGAGGGGCTGGGCCGGCTCAGCGTCGAGGAATTCCTGCCGGAGGCGAAGTTCATGAACATGGCATTGGGACCCGCGCTCATCGTGAACCTGACCACCGGCGGGGGAGAGGCGCAGGCGGTGACATTGCCTTTCCATTTTCCCAAGTTCGATTCCATGCGCAAGGGACAAGTGGTCATTTCGGTGATGGCTGAAATCAGGCCCCACGTGGAGGAACGATACTACACGGGACTGCAGGTCGTCTACGATCCGGGCATCGAGTTGGTCTATTCGGGCTTCGTGCTGATGATCATCGGGTGCTGGATTACCTTTTTCATGTCCCATCGGCAACTGGTGGTCGATGTGGCTGCCATGGACGGGGCGACCAGGGTCTTGGTGGCCGGAAAGGCCAATAAGGCCAAGATGGGATTCAAGCTTGAGCTGGAGCGGATGGCCGATGAACTGTGTGAGATGGCTGACGGCACCCGTGAAAATAGAGCTTCAAACTTATCGGAAGAGTAA
- the qrcB gene encoding menaquinone reductase molybdopterin-binding-like subunit QrcB, with the protein MKLSRRCFLAFSIGGAAGTALSPLPWKLTDDLSIWSQNWPWTPVPPDGEYAYINTTCTLCPGHCGIRVRKVDERAVKIEGQESSGMNPGGICLLGLSGLQLLYGPTRIQAPLKRVGERGENRWQTISWEEAIEEVAGRLNDLRSKGQPQAVAALASEDTGTVPQLMKRLLTAVGSPNFYRMPSMEDSQAAVLALTQGEEGFVGMDVEQADFVLSFGSALLEGYGASPRMMQAVNRLRADGGKLAQIDSRLSNTAAKSDIWLAPKPGTEADVALSIAHVLITRNRYDHGFVSQWAEGFEAFSAMVAEKYAPEKIADRTGLATDQIISTAIAFADAKHPLAVYGKGKGQQPGSLKEALAVNALNALAGSINRPGGIQAMAGYDYIQWPALQPDDVAAAGLQTPRLDQKGDVVYPNPGYKVHRMIEAVGAGSADLQALLVAESNPCYSLPGADKVRTAFSKIPFVVSFSSFMDETAMQSDLILPNPIYLERYEDVPVKAGTTRRRVGLCRPVVAPLHNTQHVGDTIIQIAHAMEGSVAAAFPWTDYATCLKETLSDAWETLLEKGHWEVPETTHAAGADGFKTASGKFVLMNETIGAIYLADAPLPAGDESEYPLQLVAYDTIRLSSQYVGSSPFMLKILSDTTLKGQAGFVELNPETAAKLNLKEGASATITTPAGSADVRVHLDEGIRPGIVAMARGLGHTAYDGFLAGKGVNVNQLIAPVEDPASGLDAAWGSWAKLAKG; encoded by the coding sequence ATGAAACTGTCCAGACGATGCTTTTTGGCCTTTTCCATCGGAGGCGCCGCGGGAACGGCTCTTTCGCCATTACCTTGGAAACTGACCGACGATCTTTCCATCTGGTCCCAAAACTGGCCATGGACGCCGGTCCCCCCGGACGGCGAATATGCTTACATCAATACCACCTGCACCCTGTGCCCCGGGCATTGCGGCATTCGCGTTCGAAAGGTCGACGAGCGGGCCGTGAAAATCGAAGGTCAGGAGTCGAGCGGCATGAATCCCGGCGGCATATGTCTGCTGGGGTTATCCGGTTTGCAGCTGCTGTATGGTCCCACTCGGATCCAGGCGCCTTTGAAACGCGTGGGCGAACGGGGGGAAAACCGCTGGCAAACAATATCCTGGGAGGAAGCCATCGAAGAGGTCGCCGGCCGACTGAATGACCTGCGCAGCAAAGGTCAGCCCCAGGCCGTGGCCGCCCTAGCATCTGAAGACACGGGTACGGTTCCGCAATTGATGAAACGATTGCTGACCGCCGTCGGGTCGCCCAACTTCTATCGCATGCCCTCCATGGAGGATAGCCAGGCAGCAGTCCTGGCCCTGACCCAGGGAGAGGAAGGATTCGTGGGGATGGATGTGGAGCAGGCGGATTTTGTCCTCAGCTTCGGCAGCGCCCTTCTAGAAGGATATGGCGCCTCTCCGAGGATGATGCAGGCCGTCAATCGGCTCAGGGCGGATGGTGGAAAATTGGCCCAGATCGATTCGAGGCTCTCGAATACGGCCGCCAAGTCGGATATCTGGCTCGCCCCCAAACCCGGGACCGAGGCGGATGTGGCGCTTTCCATCGCACACGTGCTCATCACAAGAAATCGATACGACCACGGATTCGTCTCCCAGTGGGCCGAGGGATTCGAGGCGTTTTCCGCCATGGTCGCCGAAAAATACGCGCCCGAGAAAATCGCGGATCGCACCGGGCTTGCCACAGACCAAATCATCAGTACTGCGATCGCCTTTGCAGATGCCAAGCATCCATTGGCGGTGTACGGTAAAGGCAAGGGGCAGCAACCCGGAAGTCTCAAAGAGGCATTGGCGGTAAACGCACTCAATGCGCTGGCAGGCAGTATCAATCGTCCGGGCGGGATTCAAGCCATGGCGGGTTACGATTATATTCAATGGCCCGCACTGCAGCCGGATGACGTTGCCGCCGCCGGATTGCAAACCCCACGGCTGGACCAGAAGGGCGATGTCGTCTATCCCAATCCCGGCTATAAAGTGCACCGCATGATCGAGGCCGTCGGTGCCGGCAGCGCCGATCTGCAGGCACTGCTGGTCGCCGAATCCAATCCATGTTACAGTCTGCCGGGTGCCGACAAGGTGCGGACGGCATTTTCCAAGATTCCTTTTGTCGTCAGTTTTTCATCCTTTATGGATGAAACCGCCATGCAATCCGACCTCATTTTGCCCAACCCTATCTATTTGGAAAGATATGAGGACGTTCCAGTCAAGGCCGGTACTACCCGGCGCAGGGTCGGATTGTGTCGCCCCGTCGTTGCCCCGCTCCACAACACCCAGCATGTCGGTGACACGATTATCCAGATCGCCCATGCGATGGAAGGATCCGTGGCAGCTGCTTTCCCATGGACCGACTATGCGACCTGCCTGAAGGAGACCCTGTCCGATGCTTGGGAAACCCTGTTGGAAAAGGGCCACTGGGAAGTGCCGGAAACCACTCATGCCGCTGGTGCTGATGGGTTTAAAACGGCATCCGGTAAGTTTGTTTTGATGAACGAAACCATCGGCGCCATTTACCTGGCGGATGCGCCGCTTCCGGCCGGGGACGAAAGTGAGTATCCACTGCAGCTCGTTGCGTACGATACCATCCGGCTGAGCAGCCAATATGTCGGCAGTTCCCCCTTCATGCTGAAAATCCTTTCAGACACGACACTTAAAGGGCAGGCCGGCTTCGTGGAGTTGAATCCTGAAACCGCCGCAAAGTTGAACCTGAAAGAAGGAGCGTCGGCCACGATCACGACACCGGCGGGCAGTGCCGACGTTCGTGTTCACCTGGACGAGGGCATTCGACCGGGCATCGTGGCCATGGCCCGTGGACTGGGGCATACCGCCTATGATGGTTTTCTGGCCGGCAAGGGCGTTAATGTCAACCAACTGATCGCTCCGGTGGAGGATCCGGCGTCCGGTCTGGATGCGGCTTGGGGCAGCTGGGCTAAACTTGCAAAAGGGTAG
- the ccsB gene encoding c-type cytochrome biogenesis protein CcsB encodes MEYNAWVLSAVTFIYGAAGTLYLFAWVFHKESVGKMATWVALFAWLGSTIGIAMRWIESYRMGDEFGHAPFSNMYESLVFFAWTIGLIYLLMERRYKNRTMGAFAMPLACLALAYASLSPDKSIQPLIPALKSNWLIAHVITCFLGYAAFAVAFAISIMYLMKSEDQRAPAQHLAGRLPSSALLDELTHQLVLFGFLFLTVGIITGAVWAKQAWTRYWSWDPKETWSLITWLIYAALLHFRMMRGWRGKRIAVLSIVGFGAVLFTYFGVNYWLAGLHSYGEQL; translated from the coding sequence ATGGAGTATAACGCTTGGGTCCTTTCCGCGGTCACCTTTATATATGGTGCGGCAGGCACACTCTATCTGTTCGCATGGGTTTTCCACAAAGAATCGGTGGGAAAAATGGCCACGTGGGTCGCACTGTTCGCATGGTTGGGCAGCACCATCGGGATCGCCATGCGATGGATCGAATCCTACCGGATGGGCGATGAATTCGGCCATGCTCCTTTTTCGAACATGTATGAATCCCTGGTCTTTTTTGCCTGGACCATTGGCTTGATCTATCTCTTGATGGAACGTCGATACAAGAATCGTACCATGGGCGCTTTCGCCATGCCCTTGGCCTGTCTTGCGCTTGCCTACGCCTCCTTGTCACCGGATAAAAGCATCCAACCCCTTATACCGGCTTTGAAAAGCAACTGGTTGATCGCACACGTGATCACCTGTTTCCTCGGATACGCAGCGTTTGCAGTGGCCTTTGCCATCAGCATCATGTACCTGATGAAATCCGAGGACCAGAGAGCGCCTGCCCAACACCTGGCCGGGCGGCTACCTTCCTCAGCGCTGCTGGACGAACTGACGCACCAATTGGTGTTGTTCGGTTTCCTCTTTCTGACCGTCGGCATTATTACCGGTGCCGTCTGGGCCAAACAGGCATGGACCCGTTATTGGAGCTGGGACCCCAAGGAGACCTGGTCGTTGATCACCTGGTTGATTTATGCCGCGCTGTTGCATTTCAGGATGATGCGCGGATGGCGTGGCAAACGGATCGCAGTGCTATCGATCGTTGGCTTCGGTGCCGTGCTGTTCACCTATTTTGGCGTGAATTATTGGCTGGCAGGTCTGCACAGCTATGGAGAACAATTATAA
- a CDS encoding M16 family metallopeptidase — translation MPVSIWTGIKRSLFLCTIFLLAGCAHFGASTPPENSAQVLIEKPDWPHTGSDLEPDPALMLGRLDNGFRYVMLENRTPLNRVSIHLYVQSGSLAEFEGEEGIAHFLEHMLFDGSKHFPPGELVKYFQRIGMQFGPDANAHTGFGETVYDILLPSGDPQSIADGLLVLGDFAEGALFLHEEVEKEKGVVLAEKRARDSAHYRTLKATFNFEMPGSLVAKRFPIGKTESILDFDSKRLRQFYDAWYRPERMFLVMVGDFDRARAEPLIKAQFESMRARSPKRDLPPFGRFSHQGLKTFYHYEKESGATTVSIETVRQEVPLPDGTGRQKDTLLKELADRMMQWRLDSLVHENKGTITRAEVGSGDFLQQIRYSNISVDCKPEQWKEVLPLLEQTLRQALVFGFTPSELERVKKSMRADLQRDVDEMGTRESRALAQQVMGSFNHWQAFQSSLQRQQLLSPMIDQADLNDVNRAFSSLWPEDHRLVLVTGNADLTGDASTPEHIVRSTYLSSLQESVEPPTDRELSTFPYLEMPSRAGQIKEQVRMDDLGVVRVLFENGVTLLMKRTDFKKNEISAALSFGAGRYSEPPDQPGLAQLTEMVINDSGFGTMNRIELEQALAGRQAEMSLDVREDMFVLEGNASSSELPLLLQLLYTMIKDPGYRPESLELAFKQLEQKHRGMVHSVEGILQLEGMKVLGGGDTRLGWPALNHLKERTIPEIERWFGAQMAQGPLEISLVGDFSVEEATQLVSLYFGALKKRSDVAAAAQDRPGPVFPRGESFELKIDTAIDRGMVVVAYPTDDFWDIGRTRRLSILSEIFSERLRVQVREKLGAAYSPYAYHRAYRAYDGYGMLLCMLLVDPRHVDSIAEKVEQIGSGLAAQGIHPDELRRALDPTLVQIKDMRQSNRYWLNSVLIGASRHPEQIDWARTIERDYAAITAAEITSMARRYVIDSQAARLVIVPAHRN, via the coding sequence ATGCCTGTTTCAATTTGGACCGGGATTAAAAGAAGCCTTTTTTTGTGCACCATTTTCTTGCTGGCGGGTTGTGCCCACTTCGGCGCTTCCACACCGCCGGAAAATTCGGCCCAGGTATTGATTGAAAAGCCGGATTGGCCCCACACGGGTAGTGATCTCGAACCTGATCCAGCTTTGATGTTGGGGCGTTTGGACAATGGTTTTCGATACGTCATGCTGGAGAACAGGACCCCGCTCAATAGGGTGAGCATTCATTTGTATGTTCAATCCGGATCATTGGCCGAGTTTGAAGGAGAAGAGGGAATCGCCCATTTTTTGGAGCATATGCTTTTCGATGGTTCAAAGCATTTTCCCCCGGGCGAATTGGTCAAGTACTTTCAACGGATCGGTATGCAATTTGGACCGGATGCAAACGCGCACACCGGTTTTGGTGAAACTGTCTATGATATCCTGCTGCCAAGCGGCGATCCCCAGAGTATTGCGGACGGACTTTTGGTGTTGGGAGACTTCGCCGAAGGCGCACTTTTTTTACACGAAGAGGTGGAAAAGGAAAAAGGGGTCGTTTTGGCTGAAAAGCGCGCACGCGATTCCGCCCATTATCGAACATTGAAAGCGACGTTCAACTTTGAGATGCCGGGGAGTCTGGTAGCGAAACGCTTTCCCATCGGGAAAACCGAAAGCATCCTCGATTTCGATTCAAAGCGGTTGAGACAATTTTACGATGCCTGGTACCGACCTGAACGAATGTTCCTGGTGATGGTCGGTGATTTTGATCGGGCCCGGGCCGAACCCTTGATAAAGGCACAATTTGAAAGTATGCGGGCTCGCAGCCCCAAGAGGGATCTGCCGCCTTTCGGTCGTTTCAGTCACCAGGGACTGAAAACTTTTTATCACTATGAAAAAGAGTCGGGCGCAACCACCGTGAGCATTGAAACGGTGCGGCAGGAGGTTCCTTTGCCCGATGGTACCGGGCGGCAAAAGGATACCCTTCTGAAAGAACTCGCCGATCGCATGATGCAATGGCGGCTCGACAGTCTCGTTCACGAAAACAAAGGGACGATAACCCGTGCAGAGGTCGGTTCGGGAGATTTTCTCCAGCAGATTCGTTACAGCAACATATCGGTGGATTGCAAGCCGGAACAGTGGAAGGAAGTGTTACCCCTTCTGGAACAAACGCTCAGGCAGGCATTGGTTTTTGGCTTTACGCCATCTGAGCTCGAGCGTGTCAAAAAATCGATGCGGGCAGATCTTCAGCGGGATGTGGATGAGATGGGAACCAGGGAAAGCCGGGCCCTGGCACAACAGGTGATGGGCAGTTTCAATCACTGGCAGGCGTTTCAATCGTCACTACAGCGACAGCAGTTGCTCTCACCGATGATCGATCAAGCCGATTTGAATGATGTGAACAGGGCGTTTTCATCACTTTGGCCGGAAGATCATCGTCTCGTTCTGGTGACCGGAAATGCCGATTTGACCGGGGACGCCTCTACGCCCGAGCACATCGTTCGTTCCACTTATCTTTCCAGTTTACAGGAGAGCGTCGAGCCGCCGACTGACCGGGAGCTGTCGACATTTCCCTACTTAGAGATGCCATCGCGGGCAGGACAGATCAAAGAGCAGGTGCGCATGGACGATCTGGGAGTTGTGCGAGTGCTTTTTGAAAACGGGGTGACGCTGTTGATGAAGAGAACCGATTTCAAAAAAAATGAAATCAGTGCCGCACTCTCCTTCGGGGCGGGACGCTATTCCGAACCCCCGGATCAGCCCGGACTCGCGCAATTGACTGAAATGGTCATCAACGACTCCGGTTTCGGTACGATGAACCGAATCGAGCTGGAACAGGCGCTGGCCGGCAGGCAGGCCGAAATGAGCCTGGATGTGCGTGAAGACATGTTTGTTCTGGAGGGAAACGCATCGAGTTCCGAGCTGCCGCTATTGCTGCAATTGCTTTACACCATGATAAAAGACCCGGGCTATCGTCCGGAATCACTCGAGCTTGCTTTCAAACAGCTTGAACAAAAGCATCGCGGGATGGTCCACAGCGTCGAAGGCATATTGCAGCTTGAAGGTATGAAGGTACTTGGAGGCGGCGATACCCGTTTGGGCTGGCCCGCCTTGAACCATCTGAAAGAGAGAACCATCCCTGAAATCGAGCGCTGGTTCGGAGCACAAATGGCACAAGGTCCGCTCGAAATTTCTCTGGTGGGGGATTTTTCGGTGGAAGAAGCCACCCAATTGGTCTCCCTATATTTTGGGGCATTGAAGAAGAGATCCGATGTGGCGGCTGCCGCCCAAGACCGTCCTGGTCCAGTATTTCCAAGGGGCGAGTCCTTTGAATTGAAAATCGATACGGCCATCGACAGAGGAATGGTGGTGGTAGCTTATCCTACCGATGATTTTTGGGACATCGGAAGGACAAGACGTTTGTCGATTCTTTCGGAGATTTTCTCGGAAAGACTCAGGGTCCAGGTGCGTGAGAAGCTGGGGGCTGCCTATTCGCCTTATGCTTATCACCGCGCCTACCGCGCTTATGACGGTTACGGTATGCTGCTTTGCATGCTGCTTGTCGATCCCCGGCACGTGGATTCTATTGCCGAAAAGGTGGAGCAGATTGGATCTGGTTTGGCTGCTCAAGGTATCCACCCGGATGAGTTGAGACGCGCTTTGGACCCAACCCTGGTGCAGATCAAAGATATGCGTCAGTCGAATCGATACTGGCTCAACAGTGTACTGATCGGTGCGAGCCGCCACCCGGAACAGATCGATTGGGCCAGGACCATCGAAAGGGATTATGCCGCCATCACCGCTGCCGAGATCACCTCGATGGCCCGTCGGTATGTGATCGACAGCCAGGCCGCCAGGCTGGTCATTGTGCCGGCACATCGCAATTAA
- the qrcA gene encoding menaquinone reductase multiheme cytochrome c subunit QrcA: MSSNEKHQTDGRTGDAHASSPSDPRSGPYILLFFILGLALSMVVGWSIFPKLLYSQKSQPIDFNHKLHLEQVDNGCQSCHFFREDGSFSGSPRLAQCTDCHAELLGESENEKIFVEHYVATDREVPWLVYSRQPDCVFFSHSAHVFGAKMDCETCHGPIGKSESLKPYEENRITGLSRDIWGRNIAGFKQNTWDRMKMDDCAQCHAQHDTLHDSSVQTGRDACFVCHK, from the coding sequence ATGAGCAGCAACGAGAAGCACCAAACAGACGGCAGGACAGGTGACGCCCACGCCTCCTCACCGAGTGACCCCCGAAGTGGCCCCTACATTCTCCTATTTTTCATTCTCGGCCTGGCATTGAGTATGGTTGTCGGTTGGTCGATATTCCCGAAGCTGCTGTACAGCCAAAAAAGCCAACCCATCGATTTCAACCACAAGCTTCATCTGGAACAGGTCGACAACGGTTGCCAAAGCTGTCACTTTTTCCGGGAAGACGGCTCTTTCTCAGGATCCCCCCGCCTGGCGCAGTGTACCGATTGCCACGCGGAGTTGCTCGGAGAGAGCGAGAATGAAAAGATTTTCGTCGAGCATTACGTCGCCACGGACAGAGAGGTGCCGTGGCTGGTCTATTCCCGTCAGCCCGACTGTGTCTTTTTCTCCCATTCGGCACATGTGTTCGGCGCTAAAATGGATTGCGAAACGTGCCACGGTCCTATCGGCAAATCCGAAAGTTTAAAGCCCTACGAAGAGAATCGCATCACCGGACTGAGCCGGGATATCTGGGGACGCAACATCGCCGGTTTTAAACAGAATACGTGGGATCGGATGAAGATGGATGACTGCGCGCAATGCCATGCCCAGCATGATACCCTTCACGATTCCAGCGTGCAAACCGGCCGGGACGCGTGCTTCGTTTGCCACAAATGA
- the qrcC gene encoding menaquinone reductase iron-sulfur cluster-binding subunit QrcC has translation MKQTQTQTQHRPKRYGMAIDVDKCTGCGSCMVACFSENNVPFKQDETDKLLSITWLRVYKISNNEKFPNTEVAFIPRPCQHCAGQHEGHSPCVSVCPATATDYSVETGIVSQIYTRCFGCRYCMAACPYHARYFNWWDPVWPAGMEKSLSPNVSPRMRGVVEKCSFCFHRYQQARDKAYAEGRREIREEEYQTACTQACPAGAIVFGDLNNPEHLVHQIVKPDIEHHYRSHNPRAFRLLERLGTNTKVYYLSSRDWVRKSGDNYLPGEPVGLQGKADTHG, from the coding sequence ATGAAACAGACGCAGACGCAGACACAACATCGGCCCAAACGATACGGCATGGCGATTGACGTAGACAAATGCACGGGATGCGGCTCCTGTATGGTGGCTTGTTTTTCCGAGAACAATGTGCCGTTCAAGCAGGATGAAACCGACAAACTGCTGAGCATCACTTGGCTGCGGGTATACAAGATTTCCAACAACGAAAAGTTTCCGAATACGGAAGTGGCCTTCATCCCGCGACCGTGCCAACACTGTGCGGGGCAGCACGAGGGGCACTCCCCCTGTGTTTCGGTATGCCCCGCCACGGCGACTGATTACAGCGTCGAAACCGGTATTGTCAGCCAGATTTATACGCGTTGTTTCGGATGCCGTTACTGCATGGCCGCCTGTCCTTATCATGCCCGTTATTTCAACTGGTGGGACCCGGTCTGGCCGGCCGGTATGGAAAAATCCCTCAGTCCGAATGTGTCGCCTCGAATGCGCGGCGTGGTGGAAAAATGCAGCTTCTGCTTTCATCGATACCAGCAAGCAAGGGACAAGGCCTATGCGGAAGGCCGGCGTGAGATCCGTGAAGAGGAATATCAGACCGCCTGTACCCAGGCCTGTCCGGCAGGCGCCATCGTGTTTGGCGATTTAAACAATCCCGAACATCTGGTGCATCAAATCGTCAAGCCCGATATAGAGCACCATTATCGCTCCCATAATCCTCGTGCGTTCCGGTTGTTGGAACGTCTGGGCACCAATACCAAGGTATACTATTTGTCGAGTCGGGACTGGGTACGCAAGTCCGGGGACAACTATCTGCCTGGCGAACCCGTCGGTTTGCAAGGCAAGGCCGACACGCACGGTTGA